In Vanessa atalanta chromosome 17, ilVanAtal1.2, whole genome shotgun sequence, one DNA window encodes the following:
- the LOC125070603 gene encoding chaoptin-like, translating into MMTMKNLICIILTIYQIVINYSHCEFLDHQPGCHSDENICVTKMYCVDNVDFQQINIERIVSHECNDSIYYSYNRYVPIWLYYKIYNNNYNTLEEENTFQSLYHFLSVLDITFNNYETVPTIYGLPRLELLNVSHNEIITAKLYNEYDLVSLKEIDLSYNKIKIIDDNQNDYYIYSGLKKIWLSHNELSYLPDTTFNKFYDLELLDLSYNLITNITLLTFDGINHLKILKLSNNGIVDINSSLFRFNKLVELYLNNNKLENVLVRDFKNLNELEILDLSDNYIVNIEKNVFNNLISLKQIDLSGNLLTVIGKSIFSTNIFLNSINLSANELTEIPTYLFQAESISFFAIEKNNIQGSLKKGTFVGLKLSTRLDISYQSITSIEDLAFLGLDSLKELLLNNNIIRSLSNKSFKTLKSLLKLDLSFNLITQIDFDKTDLINLRSMLLHDNHIIQIKKDYFESLPNLQFLDLSQNHISKIDIQSFQTLERLSNILMNKNPIIGNLEAETLKGLNSIPMLDLSHTLLNVIMNASFDNMINLSYLNISHSKVKELQYNTFLNTENIEILDLSYNEINVFSLNSTSLVNLKQLLLNNNNIITLFGDIFKGMPLLNRILLSHNLIKSVDDETFKYQKHLMYLDLSFNSNIQLKASFLKEAKLLKTLILSGSMSNRTLKEFGDMSQLTNLEVSHSYINNLSTIGLNKIEKLQFLDLSYNNMTQLETGVFAGMGEIYNIDISYNQLNVIEPGVFKDNHMLNLLNISHNNLLVISYGVIQDLIGLRVLDISYNFISDLEAERFYAVANLEELIVDHNRITDISIEKFGSTTIKKLSIGDNPLPCDKVYNLIKHSVKPLVITALRYVKIKEENLFGITCIPNQKYSLYNNANISQKTHGDNNFNVLTEIRDILLNLNVDKGRSEERKPKNENIYNDTQLLKILSIDYATKITELSNGTLELNEKQEYTNKLLDRILKVVVAMNSLNRTISAPVQFNVTSENFVNYINQLRQDFDNAMILDKEKILAEVDERILLMNKRIESVITANPSVPQNEKMTSNIEPKSSIFVETCVAFILLILVCIVLYKAYKSRFYVPRRRSISTRNISDAMDTSNV; encoded by the exons ATGATGaccatgaaaaatttaatat gtaTAATCTTGACAATATATCAAATAGTGATTAATTATTCTCATTGCGAATTTCTTGATCATCAGCCTGGATGTCATTCAGATGAGAACATATGTGTTACTAAGATGTATTGCGTTGACAACGTGGACTTTCAACAAATTAATATAGAACGTATTGTTTCTCATGAATGTAATGACTCaatttattatagttacaaTCGTTATGTGCCTATTtggctatattataaaatatataacaataattacaataccCTAGAAGAGGAAAATACTTTTCAATCTCTGTATCATTTTCTTTCCGTTTTGGATATTACATTTAACAATTATGAAACAGTTCCAACTATTTATGGTTTGCCAAGACTAGAACTGTTAAATGTGTCACACAACGAAATAATTACTGCCAAATTATACAATGAATATGATCTAGTTTCTTTAAAAGAAATAGATCTTTcttataataagataaaaataatagatgataatcaaaatgattattacatttatagtggattaaaaaaaatttggctATCTCATAACGAACTATCATATTTGCCTGATACcacattcaataaattttatgacttaGAGCTTTTAGATTTGTCTTACAATCTTATTACCAATATAACACTATTGACATTCGACGgcataaatcatttaaaaattttgaaactgTCTAATAATGGAATTGTTGACATAAATTCGTCATTATTCCGTTTTAATAAACTCGTAGAactatatcttaataataataaacttgaaaATGTTCTGGTAcgagattttaaaaatttaaatgaacttgaaatattAGACTTAAGCgacaattatattgtaaatatagaaaaaaatgtttttaataatttaatttctctaAAACAAATTGACTTGAGTGGTAATCTTTTGACAGTTATaggaaaaagtattttttctacaaatatttttttaaacagcaTTAATCTGTCTGCGAATGAACTAACTGAGATACCAACATATCTTTTCCAAGCAGAATCTATATCATTTTTtgctattgaaaaaaataatatacaagggTCTCTAAAAAAGGGTACATTTGTAGGTTTGAAATTAAGTACTAGATTAGATATCAGTTATCAAAGCATTACGTCAATCGAAGATTTAGCATTTTTAGGTCTCGATAGtctaaaagaattattattaaacaataatatcataaGATCGTTgtcaaataaatcttttaaaacccTTAAAAGCTTACTAAAGTTAGATTTATCATTCAACCTAATTACTCAGATAGATTTTGACAAAACTGACTTGATCAACCTTCGATCGATGTTATTACATGACAATCATATTATACAAATCAAAAAAGATTATTTCGAGAGTTTACCAAACTTACAATTTTTAGATCTATCACAAAATCATATATCAAAAATCGATATTCAATCGTTTCAAACATTAGAACGTCTTAGTAATATACTAATGAACAAAAACCCAATAATCGGTAATTTAGAAGCGGAAACTCTAAAAGGATTAAATTCCATTCCAATGCTTGATTTATCTCATACATTGTTGAATGTTATAATGAATGCATCATttgataatatgataaatttgaGTTATCTTAATATATCCCATAGCAAAGTAAAGGAATTGCAGTATAACACGTTTTTGAATACCGAAAACATTGAAATTCTTGATCTGtcttacaatgaaataaatgtatttagtttaaattcgACAAGCTTAGTAAATCTTAAACaactattacttaataataacaatatcattACATTGTTTGGTGATATATTCAAAGGTATGCCATTactaaatagaatattattatcgcATAATCTTATTAAATCTGTAGATgacgaaacatttaaatatcaaaaacatttaatgtatttagatttgtcatttaattctaatatacaattaaaagcaAGTTTTTTAAAGGAAGctaagttattaaaaacattaattttgtcAGGTTCCATGTCAAATAGAACATTGAAAGAATTCGGTGATATGTCTCAATTGACCAATTTAGAAGTTTCacattcttatattaataacttaagtACTATtggcttaaataaaattgaaaaattacagTTTCTGGAtttaagttacaataatatGACTCAGTTAGAAACTGGTGTATTTGCGGGCATGggtgaaatatataatattgatataagttACAATCAATTAAACGTTATAGAACCTGGCGTATTTAAGGATAATCACATgcttaatttacttaatatttcgcacaacaatttattagtaataagcTATGGTGTAATCCAGGACTTGATTGGTTTAAGAGTCCTTGATATAtcctataattttataagtgacTTAGAAGCCGAACGGTTTTATGCAGTGGCAAACTTAGAAGAACTTATTGTAGATCATAATAGAATTACAGACATTTCGATTGAAAAATTCGGCAGTAcgaccataaaaaaattaagcatcGGTGATAATCCACTGCCATGTGATaaagtatacaatttaataaaacatagcgTCAAGCCATTGGTTATTACTGCATTAAGATAcgttaaaattaaagaagaaaaCCTATTTGGTATAACTTGTATACCAAATCAAAAATACTCATTGTACAATAATGCAAACATTAGTCAAAAAACACAtggagataataattttaatgtattaactgAAATAAGAGATattcttctaaatttaaatgttgataaaggTCGAAGTGAAGAAAGAAAaccaaaaaatgaaaatatatataatgacacACAATTGTTAAAAATCTTGAGCATAGACTATGCAACTAAAATCACTGAATTGAGTAATggaactttagaattaaatgaaaaacaggaatatactaataaattactGGATAGAATATTAAAGGTAGTTGTTGCAATGAATTCACTTAATAGGACGATATCTGCGCCAGTTCAATTTAATGTAACATCTGAAAATttcgttaattatataaatcagtTAAGGCAAGATTTCGACAATGCCATGATAttagataaagaaaaaatactcgCTGAAGTAGacgaaagaatattattaatgaataagcGTATTGAGTCAGTAATAACGGCAAACCCATCAGTACCTCAAAATGAAAAAATGACTTCCAATATCGAACCTAAATCATCGATTTTTGTAGAAACGTGTGTTGCTTTCATTCTTTTGATTTTAGTTTGTATAGTTTTGTATAAGGCTTATAAGTCCAGATTTTATGTTCCTCGTAGAAGATCCATCAGTACTAGAAACATATCTGATGCTATGGATACatctaatgtttaa